One region of Bradyrhizobium betae genomic DNA includes:
- a CDS encoding amino acid ABC transporter substrate-binding protein, whose product MNQSWVARRVRRSVPLSAAVLALGAQLSAASAEDIIRFGAPLPITGALAPEAVKQQQGYDLWAEQANKAGGISVGGKKYKVQIVYTDYQSNTPRAVQATEQMISQDNVNFMFGAFGSGAAKAASTVSEKYKVPTLAATASSSQVYDQGYKYLFGTFTPNDTLTTPLTKIIKTKVPDVKKVAILARNDLFPLAIAQEMEKSAKAEGYEVVYSEKYSIGTLDHSAALSQIKSLAPQWIFVTGYTNDLLLVRKQMVDQQMKAPVVTMIAGPAYQEFIDALGPAAENVSSAAWWHPAEQYNGKDIFGTTANFVKLFKDKYNSEPDYGQASAALCGALFQIAIEKAGSLDRDKVRDELAKLDVVTFFGPVKFGANGQINSLDPPVFQIQGGKPVVLFPQAIQQGDLKIGVN is encoded by the coding sequence ATGAATCAGTCGTGGGTTGCTCGCCGCGTTCGTCGATCCGTTCCGTTGAGCGCCGCGGTGCTGGCGCTCGGAGCGCAATTGTCCGCCGCCTCCGCCGAGGACATCATCCGCTTCGGCGCGCCGCTGCCGATCACCGGCGCGCTGGCGCCCGAGGCAGTCAAGCAGCAGCAGGGCTACGATCTCTGGGCCGAGCAGGCCAACAAGGCCGGCGGCATTTCGGTCGGCGGCAAGAAGTACAAGGTGCAGATCGTCTACACCGACTATCAGTCGAACACGCCGCGCGCGGTGCAGGCCACCGAGCAGATGATCAGCCAGGACAACGTCAACTTCATGTTCGGCGCCTTCGGTTCGGGCGCGGCGAAGGCGGCCAGCACCGTGTCCGAGAAGTACAAGGTGCCGACGCTCGCCGCGACCGCCTCGTCATCGCAGGTCTACGACCAGGGTTACAAATATCTGTTCGGGACCTTCACGCCGAATGACACGCTCACCACGCCGCTGACCAAGATCATCAAGACCAAGGTCCCCGATGTGAAGAAGGTCGCTATCCTCGCCCGCAACGACCTGTTTCCGCTCGCGATCGCGCAGGAGATGGAGAAGTCGGCGAAGGCGGAAGGCTACGAGGTCGTCTATTCCGAGAAATATTCCATCGGCACGCTCGATCACTCCGCCGCCCTGTCGCAGATCAAGTCGCTGGCGCCGCAATGGATCTTCGTCACCGGCTACACCAACGACCTGCTGCTCGTGCGCAAGCAGATGGTCGACCAGCAGATGAAGGCGCCCGTCGTCACGATGATCGCAGGCCCCGCCTACCAGGAATTCATCGACGCACTGGGACCTGCGGCCGAAAACGTTTCCAGCGCCGCCTGGTGGCACCCCGCTGAGCAATATAACGGCAAGGACATCTTCGGCACGACCGCGAATTTCGTGAAGCTGTTCAAGGACAAGTACAACAGCGAGCCCGATTACGGCCAGGCTTCCGCTGCGCTCTGCGGCGCGCTGTTCCAGATCGCGATCGAAAAGGCCGGCTCGCTCGACCGCGACAAGGTCCGCGACGAGCTCGCCAAGCTCGACGTCGTCACCTTCTTCGGTCCCGTGAAGTTCGGCGCCAACGGCCAGATCAACTCGCTCGATCCGCCGGTCTTCCAGATCCAGGGAGGCAAGCCCGTGGTGCTGTTTCCGCAGGCGATCCAGCAGGGCGATCTGAAAATCGGCGTGAACTGA
- a CDS encoding LysR family transcriptional regulator — protein MIESAAIRYFREVTESGSIKQAATALRIAPSAISRQVQALEEELSVKLFERGARGMMLTDAGRLLYRYAVENRHQLDGIRVKVQEFETMRRGQVKFAAVEGMVTNFLSNFVIDLSANYPGISTSMTVVGSRAVAEMVSRNEVDLGLVFGRAPRRELIELARMRQSLCLIVSPKHSLAYRDSCSVKELAGLRVVVPDPSFGIRQEIDRACANAKVRLEICNETNSLAFAQTLAARTDLATFLPRDTAMPSIEAGRLVAVPLRDKRLEATQVTLVQLAGRNMSPSGRLVADLLIGRMKASRE, from the coding sequence GTGATCGAGTCCGCCGCCATCCGATATTTTCGCGAAGTGACCGAAAGCGGCTCGATCAAGCAGGCCGCGACTGCGCTCCGGATCGCGCCGAGCGCCATCAGCCGGCAGGTCCAGGCGCTCGAGGAGGAGTTGTCGGTCAAGCTGTTCGAACGCGGGGCGCGCGGCATGATGCTGACCGATGCGGGCCGGTTGCTCTATCGCTACGCAGTCGAGAACCGCCACCAGCTCGACGGCATCCGGGTCAAGGTGCAGGAATTCGAGACGATGCGTCGCGGCCAGGTCAAGTTCGCGGCCGTCGAGGGCATGGTGACGAACTTCCTGTCCAATTTCGTGATCGATCTGTCCGCCAACTATCCGGGCATTTCGACCTCGATGACCGTAGTCGGCTCGCGCGCGGTGGCCGAGATGGTGAGCCGCAATGAGGTCGATCTCGGGCTGGTGTTCGGACGGGCGCCGCGCCGCGAACTGATCGAGCTTGCGCGCATGCGCCAGTCGCTGTGCCTGATCGTGTCGCCGAAACATTCGCTGGCCTATCGCGACAGCTGCTCGGTCAAGGAGCTGGCCGGCCTGCGCGTCGTGGTGCCTGATCCATCCTTCGGCATCCGGCAGGAGATCGATCGTGCCTGCGCCAATGCCAAGGTGCGGCTCGAAATCTGCAATGAGACGAACTCGCTGGCCTTTGCCCAGACGCTGGCTGCGCGCACGGATCTGGCGACGTTCCTGCCGCGTGATACCGCAATGCCTTCGATCGAGGCGGGCCGGCTGGTTGCCGTCCCCCTGCGCGACAAGCGGCTGGAAGCAACGCAGGTGACGCTGGTTCAGCTTGCCGGCCGCAACATGTCGCCGTCGGGCAGGCTGGTGGCCGATCTGCTGATCGGGCGGATGAAGGCCTCGCGAGAGTGA
- a CDS encoding acyl-CoA synthetase yields the protein MAGIHALDRLIGNDYPELLTDEEVRAFEQVPYAKRVAAESTYDAIRLGAERNPDGAAIQFLQNADPADTPVVVTYRDFIARVTQAANMFHALGVEKGDVVSFMLPLVPDAFVTLFGAEAAGIANPVNPLLEPHQIAEILEAANTKVLVALGPMPGTDIWQKVEQIRPQLKHLKAIVQVFGGGDPAQGVFAFNDLIKQQPSDRLVSGRKIAGGDIAAYFHTGGTTGTPKLVRHTHANQVYQAWALNLLLKSKPGANMLFGMPLFHVGGSLTQVLLTLSSGGSLVVLSPSGWRNPNAVKNIWGLVERYKPEALSSVPTVLAATLAVPPGHADISSLKYAAGGGSAIPVAVGSAIQEKLKLPVVEVYGMTETSSVHTLAYPSRPIRLGSVGLPMPYARVRIVQLDADGRLIRDCASDEIGVVIMAGPGVFGGYLNDEHNKGAFVDEIWVNSGDLGRLDADGYLWITGRAKDLVIRGGHNIDPAPIEEIMFQHPAVGFAAVVGQPDAYAGELPVGYVQLKPGAKVEPGELETWVRERTPERAAVPVQVIPIDPMPVTGVGKVFKPQLRWDAAQRVFTKVLTPIIERGIDCKVRVGAHGSHGSIATVTLAGLPADQRDVVAGEVHTLLDPFVMRHEVVQG from the coding sequence ATGGCGGGCATCCACGCGCTCGATCGCCTTATCGGCAACGACTATCCGGAGCTTTTGACGGACGAAGAAGTCCGGGCCTTCGAGCAGGTCCCTTACGCGAAACGCGTCGCGGCCGAGAGCACCTATGATGCCATCCGGCTCGGTGCCGAGCGCAACCCCGACGGCGCGGCGATCCAGTTCCTGCAGAATGCCGATCCGGCCGATACGCCCGTCGTGGTCACCTACCGCGACTTCATCGCGCGCGTGACGCAGGCCGCCAACATGTTTCACGCCCTCGGCGTGGAGAAGGGCGACGTCGTCAGCTTCATGCTGCCGCTGGTGCCCGACGCCTTCGTGACGCTGTTCGGCGCGGAAGCCGCGGGCATTGCCAATCCCGTCAATCCGCTGCTCGAGCCGCATCAGATCGCCGAGATCCTGGAAGCGGCGAACACGAAAGTTCTGGTGGCGCTCGGGCCGATGCCCGGCACCGACATCTGGCAGAAGGTCGAGCAGATCCGCCCGCAGTTGAAACACCTCAAGGCGATCGTGCAGGTGTTCGGCGGCGGCGATCCGGCGCAGGGCGTCTTTGCCTTCAACGATTTGATCAAGCAGCAGCCGTCCGACCGGCTGGTCAGCGGACGCAAGATTGCGGGCGGCGACATCGCCGCCTATTTCCACACCGGCGGCACCACCGGCACGCCGAAGCTGGTGCGGCACACCCACGCCAATCAGGTCTACCAGGCCTGGGCGCTCAATCTGCTGCTGAAGTCGAAGCCGGGCGCCAACATGCTGTTCGGCATGCCGCTGTTTCACGTCGGGGGATCGCTGACGCAGGTGCTGCTGACGCTATCGAGCGGCGGCTCGCTGGTCGTGCTGTCGCCGAGCGGCTGGCGCAATCCCAATGCGGTCAAGAACATCTGGGGGCTGGTCGAGCGCTATAAGCCCGAAGCGCTGTCGAGCGTGCCGACGGTGCTGGCCGCGACGCTCGCGGTGCCGCCGGGTCACGCCGACATCTCCAGCCTGAAATATGCAGCCGGCGGCGGCTCGGCGATCCCCGTGGCCGTGGGCTCGGCGATCCAGGAGAAGCTCAAGCTGCCGGTGGTCGAGGTCTACGGCATGACCGAGACGTCGAGCGTGCACACGCTGGCCTATCCGTCTCGGCCGATCAGGCTCGGCTCGGTCGGGCTACCGATGCCTTACGCGCGCGTGCGCATCGTGCAGCTCGATGCCGATGGCCGCCTGATCCGCGACTGCGCATCCGACGAGATCGGCGTCGTGATCATGGCGGGGCCCGGCGTGTTCGGCGGCTATCTCAACGACGAGCACAACAAGGGCGCCTTCGTCGACGAGATCTGGGTCAATTCCGGCGACCTCGGCCGGCTCGATGCCGACGGCTATCTCTGGATCACCGGCCGCGCCAAGGATCTCGTGATCCGCGGCGGCCACAACATCGATCCGGCGCCGATCGAGGAGATCATGTTCCAGCACCCGGCGGTCGGATTTGCCGCGGTCGTCGGCCAGCCCGATGCCTATGCCGGCGAACTGCCCGTGGGCTACGTGCAGCTGAAGCCCGGCGCCAAGGTCGAGCCGGGTGAACTCGAGACGTGGGTGCGCGAGCGCACGCCCGAGCGGGCCGCTGTTCCGGTGCAGGTCATTCCGATCGATCCGATGCCGGTGACCGGTGTCGGCAAGGTGTTCAAGCCGCAGCTGCGCTGGGACGCAGCCCAGCGCGTCTTCACCAAGGTACTGACGCCCATCATCGAGCGCGGCATCGACTGCAAGGTCAGGGTCGGCGCCCACGGCAGCCACGGCTCGATCGCCACCGTGACGCTCGCGGGCCTGCCGGCGGACCAGCGCGACGTCGTCGCGGGCGAGGTGCACACGCTGCTCGACCCGTTCGTGATGCGGCACGAGGTGGTGCAGGGGTAG
- a CDS encoding caspase family protein → MFAIGLSCAPAQAEKRVALVIGNSAYKSAPKLGNPVNDATLVGGMFKLAGFDSVDVRLDLNASDMRRALREFAGRTRDADVAVVYYAGHGIELDGNNYLIPTDAALESDGDVLDETIPVERVQFAVEPAKQLRLIILDACRDNPFAKTMKRTLASRAIGRGLAKVEPTSPNTMIAFAAKAGSTASDGDTRNSPFATAIAEHLPKPGLDLRKAFGFVRDDVLKRTGYKQEPFVYGSLGGDDVPLVAARPAVTGPQANPQDAIRRDYELALQLATRDGWEAFLAQYPDGFYANLAKGQLNKIAAEETRASAEQKAKAAEQEKARLVAERAQKAEQDKATAAAKAAEEARIAAEKQKQIEQARTEAAEQQRKVAEAAAAKALAEKQAAEKAKAELAARQAAEKVEQAAKPTADRQIPEADQKVAALSPAPTSTLSAADLTKSVQSELRRVGCLSTAADGDWSAASQRSLTLFNKYAGTQFDAKLASVDALDALKAKPGRVCPLVCNFGFKADGDQCVKIACRPGYRVGDDNECEKIQEKKPVATREDSRRRDEDRKRGDAAAPAPQASGQIICNNGGCRPVAKGCRLGSVPNANGSLKITGEVCN, encoded by the coding sequence ATGTTTGCGATTGGCCTTTCCTGCGCACCGGCGCAGGCCGAGAAGCGCGTGGCGCTGGTGATCGGCAACTCCGCCTACAAGAGCGCCCCCAAGCTCGGCAATCCCGTCAACGACGCCACCCTGGTCGGTGGCATGTTCAAGTTGGCCGGCTTCGACTCCGTCGACGTCAGGCTGGATCTCAATGCCAGCGACATGCGGCGCGCATTGCGGGAATTTGCCGGCCGGACGCGCGATGCAGATGTGGCGGTGGTGTATTATGCCGGCCACGGTATCGAGCTCGACGGAAACAACTATCTCATTCCGACCGACGCAGCACTCGAGAGCGATGGCGACGTTCTCGACGAGACCATTCCGGTCGAGCGCGTGCAATTCGCGGTCGAGCCTGCCAAACAGCTCCGCCTTATCATTCTCGACGCCTGCCGCGACAACCCGTTCGCCAAGACGATGAAGCGCACGCTGGCCTCGCGCGCGATCGGTCGCGGGCTCGCCAAGGTCGAGCCGACCAGCCCCAACACAATGATTGCCTTCGCGGCGAAGGCGGGTTCGACCGCGTCCGACGGCGACACCCGCAACAGCCCGTTCGCCACGGCGATCGCCGAGCATTTGCCCAAGCCGGGCCTCGATTTGCGCAAGGCGTTCGGCTTCGTGCGCGACGACGTGCTCAAACGGACCGGCTACAAGCAGGAGCCGTTCGTCTACGGCTCGCTCGGTGGCGACGACGTGCCCCTGGTTGCGGCCAGGCCCGCGGTGACAGGACCGCAAGCCAACCCGCAAGATGCCATTCGTCGGGATTATGAGCTCGCGCTGCAACTCGCCACGCGCGATGGCTGGGAGGCGTTCCTCGCGCAATATCCCGACGGCTTCTATGCCAACCTCGCCAAGGGCCAGTTGAACAAGATCGCCGCCGAGGAAACGCGCGCGTCGGCCGAGCAAAAGGCGAAGGCGGCCGAACAGGAAAAGGCGAGGCTCGTCGCCGAGCGCGCGCAGAAGGCCGAGCAGGACAAGGCGACTGCGGCGGCCAAGGCCGCCGAAGAGGCGCGGATCGCGGCGGAGAAGCAGAAGCAGATCGAGCAGGCTAGGACCGAGGCGGCCGAACAGCAGCGCAAGGTGGCCGAGGCGGCGGCTGCGAAAGCGTTGGCGGAGAAGCAGGCCGCCGAGAAGGCCAAGGCCGAGCTCGCCGCCAGGCAGGCTGCCGAGAAGGTGGAGCAAGCTGCAAAGCCGACAGCCGATCGGCAGATCCCTGAAGCAGATCAGAAAGTCGCTGCCCTCTCACCTGCGCCGACATCCACCTTGTCCGCGGCTGACCTGACGAAATCCGTGCAGAGCGAACTGCGCCGCGTCGGCTGCCTGTCCACCGCTGCCGACGGTGACTGGAGCGCCGCGTCACAGCGCTCGCTGACACTGTTCAACAAATATGCCGGCACTCAGTTTGACGCGAAGCTCGCCAGCGTCGATGCTCTCGATGCGCTGAAGGCGAAACCGGGACGCGTCTGCCCGCTGGTGTGCAATTTCGGCTTCAAGGCCGACGGCGATCAATGCGTGAAGATCGCGTGCCGGCCCGGCTACCGTGTCGGCGACGACAATGAGTGCGAGAAGATCCAGGAGAAGAAGCCGGTTGCAACGCGAGAGGATTCGCGGCGGCGCGACGAGGACCGCAAGCGGGGCGACGCGGCAGCGCCGGCTCCCCAAGCGAGCGGGCAGATCATCTGCAACAACGGCGGATGCAGGCCGGTCGCAAAGGGTTGCCGGCTCGGGTCGGTCCCCAATGCAAACGGCAGCCTCAAGATCACCGGAGAGGTGTGCAACTGA